One genomic segment of Panicum virgatum strain AP13 chromosome 2N, P.virgatum_v5, whole genome shotgun sequence includes these proteins:
- the LOC120659745 gene encoding uncharacterized aarF domain-containing protein kinase At5g05200, chloroplastic-like, with translation MAAAARAASAARSPLLVHHHRRRLPQVPSGGGGSLRVGGAGRGRDEGRRRARAGVRVFARYSPAQDFSTRFQDRVGELPKLVEDLLQTSISTGPRGAFRMAQGIQAVLGVGGEWLNDLSKTANTSAGIPAQMQLGLLSPLYLRRLFERMGATYIKLGQFVASAPTLFPAEYVEEFQNCFDRAPAVPYDVIQSILREELQRPLDSIYEYIDPVPIASASIAQVHGARLKSSQKDVVIKVLKPGIEDTLVADLNFIYVVARVLEFLNPELQRTSLVGIVKDIKESMLEEVDFRKEAANIQAFQGYIDAMGFDRQAKAPFVYQHCSTKRVLTMERLYGVPLTDLDSIRSLVPDPELTLVTALNVWFGSLISCESFHADVHAGNLWLLRDGRIGFIDFGIVGRISPRTWAAMEVFLASFATEDYDAMASALSEMGATGNDINIDEFAKDLRKIFSSIQDLDTEIIVATARGPDATAVSANVVLDERQMNALFLDLVRVSESYGLKFPREFALLMKQLLYFDRYTRLLAPSMNMLRDERINISTNRQPRRTDRFQ, from the exons atggcggcggccgcgagggcCGCTTCGGCGGCGCGCTCCCCGCTCCtcgtccaccaccaccgccgccgcctcccccag GTGCCGTCCGGCGGGGGAGGCTCGCTCCGGGTGGGCGGGGCCGGACGCGGGCGGGATGAGGGGCGGAGGCGGGCCAGGGCCGGGGTTAGGGTCTTCGCGCGCTACTCCCCGGCCCAGGACTTCTCCACGCGCTTCCAAG ATAGAGTTGGTGAGTTGCCTAAATTGGTGGAGGACCTTCTCCAGACGTCGATTAGCACAGGGCCCCGAGGTGCTTTCAGGATGGCGCAAGGGATCCAAGCTGTGCTTGGGGTTGGTGGGGAGTGGCTGAATGACCTCTCAAAG ACTGCTAACACATCAGCAGGAATTCCAGCTCAGATGCAGCTTGGTTTGCTTTCTCCTCTTTACCTTAGGAGGCTTTTTGAGCGCATGGGTGCAACTTATATCAAGCTAGGCCAG TTCGTAGCATCTGCACCAACTTTGTTTCCTGCAGAATATGTTGAGGAATTCCAGAACTGCTTTGACCGAGCACCAGCTGTACCTTATGATGTGATTCAGTCAATATTGCGTGAGGAGTTGCAGCGACCATTGGATAGTATATATGAATACATCGACCCGGTGCCAATAGCTTCTGCCTCAATAGCACAG GTTCATGGGGCTAGGTTGAAGAGCTCTCAGAAGGATGTGGTGATTAAAGTTCTAAAGCCTGGCATTGAAGATACTTTGGTTGCTGATCTGAATTTTATCTATGTCGTTGCACGAGTTTTGGAATTCTTGAACCCTGAGCTACAGAGGACATCACTG gtAGGCATTGTCAAGGATATAAAGGAATCAATGCTTGAAGAAGTTGATTTTAGAAAAGAGGCTGCAAATATTCAGGCTTTTCAGGGATACATAGATGCTATGGGATTTGACAGGCAGGCAAAAGCCCCATTTGTGTATCAGCACTGTAGCACAAAACGTGTGTTGACTATGGAAAGGTTGTATGGAGTTCCGCTTACTGATCTTGATTCTATAAGATCTCTTGTTCCGGATCCTGAGTTGACTTTAGTCACTGCCCTTAATGTCTG GTTTGGAAGCTTGATTTCATGTGAATCCTTCCATGCCGATGTGCATGCTGGGAACTTATGGTTGCTCCGTGATGGGCGAATTGGTTTCATTGATTTCG GTATTGTTGGTCGCATATCCCCAAGGACTTGGGCTGCTATGGAGGTCTTTTTGGCTTCTTTTGCAACTGAGGACTATGATGCTATGGCCTCTGCCCTTTCTGAAATGGGTGCTACAGGGAATGATATAAATATTGATGAATTTGCAAAGGACCTGCGAAAGATATTCTCATCAATACAG GACTTGGATACTGAAATCATAGTCGCAACAGCAAGAGGTCCTGATGCTACAGCAGTATCTGCTAATGTTGTCCTTGATGAGAGACAGATGAATGCTCTATTTCTTGATCTG GTGAGGGTCAGTGAGTCCTATGGGCTGAAATTTCCTCGGGAATTTGCTCTTCTCATGAAGCAGCTACTGTATTTTGATCGCTACACAAGGTTGTTGGCTCCCAGCATGAACATGCTTCGAGATGAGAGAATCAACATCTCGACCAACCGACAACCCAGACGAACAGATCGGTTTCAATGA